A portion of the Tiliqua scincoides isolate rTilSci1 chromosome 3, rTilSci1.hap2, whole genome shotgun sequence genome contains these proteins:
- the TMEM123 gene encoding porimin has product MAPSCPAGAPPPLPSRAQPAPALRTDGEAEPGAAGEGPRCSSLPSPGRATMRRALLLLLALLCVSGQPQAGNTTVNSPETSSPHLSNSTTSPSKAKNTTTVAPQNATSSRPIPTVTNSTNTTTPSAVPTNKTTNATTAKPTTLSAVTKATSKTVPSPSATATPKATAAQIKASGFSVGSFIGGIVLTLVVLAIGYIGCRTYHAKRGVQYRTIDEHDAII; this is encoded by the exons ATGGCTCCATCGTGCCCAGCGGGCGCTCCGCCTCCGCTGCCATCACGTGCGCAGCCAGCCCCTGCTCTGCGCACGGACGGCGAGGCTGAGCCAGGCGCGGCGGGCGAGGGTCCGCGCTGCTCCAGCCTTCCTTCTCCCGGCCGCGCAACCATGAGAcgcgcgctgctgctgctgctggcgctccTCTGCGTCTCCGGGCAGCCGCAGGCGGGCAACACCACGG tGAATTCCCCTGAAACCAGCTCTCCTCATCTTTCAAATTCTACAACAA GTCCTTCTAAAGCAAAAAACACCACTACTGTCGCTCCCCAAAATGCAACTTCTTCAAGACCCATTCCTACTGTGACTAACTCCACAAATACCACCACCCCCAGCGCAGTCCCTACCAATAAAACGACAAATGCTACCACTGCGAAACCAACAACACTGTCCGCTGTGACAAAAGCGACCTCCAAGACTGTGCCTTCCCCTTCCGCCACAG CCACTCCCAAAGCGACTGCTGCCCAAATCAAAGCTTCGGGGTTCAGCGTGGGCAGTTTCATAGGTGGCATTGTGTTGACCCTAGTCGTCCTTGCGattggctacattggctgccgaACCTACCATGCAAAGAGGGGCGTCCAGTACCGGACCAT tgatgAACACGATGCCATCATTTAA